Genomic window (Primulina eburnea isolate SZY01 chromosome 8, ASM2296580v1, whole genome shotgun sequence):
aaatcaaatcaatcaGTCTATATATTACACAATTCCATGAGTGGGAGGAAGAAATTAAATTTGACCATCAATTTTCAATCATAAACATGAATCTCAAGTTGACCGTCTCTTCGACGATAGTCTCCAGCGAAGGCTTCCGGGACCGGCACCTGGACAATCtgtatctcaactgatcaaagcCTTCCATATCATCCAAATTCACTTTATTCGCCGCCGGACAATTCTCATCATCCCTCACAGTCTTCACATCCTCACCAAACTCCGGCATTCCACCCGCGGCGTTGGCATTCGACGCCAAGAACAGCGGCCCCATGTCAGCTGCCGTCACCGCCGAGTTCAGCCGCTTCATTGGAAAAAGCACGTAAACTTCGTTCATTTCCAGTTCTTCATCGGCTTTCAGCGCCGAAATCCTCTTTCCTGTATGAAGTGATGCCGTGCTAACAAGGAAAAAGTTGGGTACCTGGAGCATGAGTTCCGCCGCTTTCACGGGCTCGTATAAACACTGGATTTCTCCGCCGGGGAAAATAACCTTGGTCGTGCCCATGGCGGAAGTCTTGGCCCCTTGGGCGGACAGAGTACAGCCCATTTCAAACAAAGGTCGAGGAAAATGAAAAGATGTTCAACGGTCTCGAATGAAAGGTGGATTTTTGCATAGAGGACAAAATGGAGGGGACAGGTGTGGAGTCCGCGTCAGCCAAACGAGCGTATCCGATGAAACGAGCAACACAACTTGTCTCCCATCAACAACATAAGGAAAAGAGAAAGATAATAATACCTTTGATGATAAATTTTAACTTTATCAAgtattaatctaattaaaagttgacaaaaacttgtcatgagtcgtattttatgagacatatatcttacttgggtcatccatgaaaaactattatttttttatgctaagagtattatttttattatgaataacaGTAGagctgacccgtctcacagataaagatccgtgagaccatctcacaaaagacctactcttaaaagtttatgcggatcttgtttcttttatctttttattaatttttttgagtTATTCAAcattttatcaaaaaaaaaatatttaattaattagaaaaataaaatgtcTTTATTTTTGTAAGCAGTTTTATTTTTTAGAATAAGTTAATCAAATAAatgttaattaaattaattaaaaatcagGATAGTAATTGCAATCTTGAAATGATCATATCAACATAGTTATCTTAAGGTATTCCATCTTTTATATTCTATAAAATACTCTCTCTTTATGATATATATTAGACATAGTATAGATGTTAGTCTTACTTGAGTTTAATACCTTTAACCATGTTAGCCTTACGTTGAGGCTATTCATTTGTACGACGAGGCCTTCCTTTTGCTATAGATAAATATTCATTATTCTATGATAATTGTAAATAAGTTTTTAAAAAAGATGTAGAATACATGCaatgatcataaaatctttTGTGAAATGGTTTGGtcagtcaattttgtgagacaaatatcttattttagatcatgaaaaaaaaattattttttaaatattacttattattataatataaacaTGGTTGACCATGTTACATGGTCTGCTGTACAATAATTACAAGAGTTACTTCGATTTCATATTGGAAATATTCTCTCCAACATCATCCAAACTTATGGTATTTGATCTATCTACATTTGACCCATGtaactatttatttattaaaaatagcagaaaatgttaaatttagattttaatAGATCTGATTTagtgaaaattttgatggaaacaataaatttcaaataaaacATGTAAAATGTTTTACGATGGATATATTTCAAATCTACCTTGAACTAAATGAAATTATTAAGACATAGGTCCTTTATTCGTAATTTCGTAGAATTAAGGGTCATTTGTGTTATTTAATCTCAATTCATTACGCTTTCCGACCCACCATCAAGGTAATAGCTTAGCTACTGTACTCGGAAGTTCTCGAATCAATGGCCGTCTCGCACTCACCACTTCCACTTCATTTTGAAACCACCGAAACCCTCTTCAATTCTACTTCCTTTTTCATTCAGCCCACTTATTTACTTCCAATAGTTCTGTCTTCTGCTTTTTCGAGGAAGCTTAAACCCCGTAATATTAATATTTCACTTTCTCCCAAGTTTTTGAGGGCCTCAGTCAAAGGTAGGTGGTTTTCTCAATTGATGGGATTATGTTCAATCTGTGATTGATCTTACTTAATGGTAGGCTAAGCCAGTAGTTGGAGCACGAGTGTCATGGGGACCGAGGGTGGAGATTAATAAATTCTCGAGTTGAATTCTTTTAAAAACACGTAAATTAAAACTGGAAGTTTTTAACTTGGTTGATCGCGGACCAGCCCAGCATCTATCTTGGTCCGCTCAGTAATTGAATGGCGAAGGAGTCTCCGGTTTATTATCGTATTGTAAATTAGCCACCTTTAGTTTTCTGTTAAATTGTTGATTGTTTGAGTTTCTTGATGCAGCATTAGTCACTCTTATATGTAGAATAACTTTTGTGGTTGCTCGTGTTTTGCAAATTGATGACTGCGCTTTGTTATTACTCCAAGTATGCAAAGTTGCAGCTCGATTTCTCTGATTAATTGCCGCTTTACTCTTCTTTTTTTAACGAATAATAAATATTGAGCATATTGTGTAGTTCGTGAAAGCACACGAGTTGTTTGATTAGCCATAACAGGGTAAGTTTAGAACTTAATTTGACTTCAACAAATTAGGAATGTTAAGAGTGGTTCAAGTATGCCGAGTATGCAGTAATGCcatataaataaaaacattGAATAACCGTTGGCTAACGGAATAACAAGACTTGGATAAGTAATAGCTAAAGCATGGATCATAGTTCCTTCCTAAGTTACAGGAGAGTCCGCTGGGAAAAAAAAGTTTTGTAGTTGTTTCACAAAGTCTGACGTGTGATCTCTTCCATGTTATTGTGTTGCTGTTCAGGGATTTCAATGCGACCATATCTGATTCAATAATTATCTTGCTTCGTTGATGTGTAAAGTCCGACCACACTCGACTAAAATTTGATGTTCTCTTTCAGTAAAGTCGAAACCAGAGGAATCTGAAGCCAGTCTTGAAGCAAATACCTTTACCGAGTTCAAGCAGTTGCTCCTGCCTGTTATAGATCGTAACCCTTACCTCTCTGAGGGTACAAAGCAggtttttttatttgttcatgTTTCACAAGCTAGCAGGGGTTTTAACACATTTACTGTTATAGTGCCTGGGGTTTTTACTCCCCTTTATGCTAGTGAGGTGCTATGACTCTATTTCTTAGATGCATTTCTTGGATTCAGTTGGAATTGGAA
Coding sequences:
- the LOC140837902 gene encoding uncharacterized protein — protein: MGCTLSAQGAKTSAMGTTKVIFPGGEIQCLYEPVKAAELMLQVPNFFLVSTASLHTGKRISALKADEELEMNEVYVLFPMKRLNSAVTAADMGPLFLASNANAAGGMPEFGEDVKTVRDDENCPAANKVNLDDMEGFDQLRYRLSRCRSRKPSLETIVEETVNLRFMFMIEN
- the LOC140838282 gene encoding uncharacterized protein isoform X2, which gives rise to MAVSHSPLPLHFETTETLFNSTSFFIQPTYLLPIVLSSAFSRKLKPRNINISLSPKFLRASVKVKSKPEESEASLEANTFTEFKQLLLPVIDRNPYLSEGTKQAAATTAALAKKYGAEITVIGGYKEFKLLERLGEGNKPTAILGEVADEMNMDLVVMSMEPIHSKHIDANLLVEFIPCPVLLLPL